One region of Skermanella mucosa genomic DNA includes:
- a CDS encoding FitA-like ribbon-helix-helix domain-containing protein — MATITIRNLEDAMKARLRVRAAHHGRSMEEEARHILRAALTEEGQSPVHLGESIRRRFEPFGGVELPDPGREILRDPPDFE, encoded by the coding sequence ATGGCCACCATAACGATCCGGAACCTGGAAGACGCCATGAAGGCAAGGTTGCGGGTGCGCGCGGCTCATCACGGCCGTTCCATGGAGGAAGAGGCCCGGCACATCCTGCGTGCGGCCCTGACGGAAGAAGGACAATCGCCGGTGCATCTCGGCGAGTCGATCCGGCGACGGTTCGAGCCCTTCGGAGGAGTCGAACTGCCTGATCCGGGCCGTGAAATTCTGCGTGACCCTCCAGACTTCGAATGA